A section of the Trichocoleus sp. genome encodes:
- a CDS encoding peroxiredoxin produces the protein MMTRRTLLNLLWVCCLTLMATFSHIPSALALGGPQPPIDQPAPEFTLPTNVGDGEISLSDYRGKWVVVYFYPKDFTSGCTLEARRFQQDLPKYRSRNAEILGISVDDVDSHAEFCDSEGLKFPLLADIDGSVSKAYGSWLGAMSLRHTYLIDPNGILRERFLGVNPAAHSKEVLARLDELRAE, from the coding sequence ATGATGACTCGCCGCACATTACTCAATCTTCTCTGGGTCTGCTGTCTAACACTGATGGCAACCTTCAGCCATATTCCCTCTGCTTTGGCGTTAGGAGGTCCACAGCCGCCGATCGATCAGCCTGCTCCTGAATTCACCTTGCCAACGAACGTGGGAGACGGCGAAATTTCGCTTTCAGACTACCGGGGCAAATGGGTTGTGGTCTACTTCTATCCCAAAGACTTCACCTCTGGCTGTACGTTAGAGGCGCGGCGCTTTCAACAAGATTTACCAAAGTATCGATCGCGCAATGCTGAAATTTTAGGCATCAGCGTCGATGATGTTGATTCTCATGCAGAGTTTTGTGATTCTGAGGGGCTGAAGTTTCCGCTCCTGGCAGATATAGATGGTTCGGTCAGTAAAGCATATGGTTCCTGGTTAGGAGCAATGTCTCTCCGCCACACCTATTTGATTGACCCAAACGGCATTTTGCGTGAACGATTCTTGGGCGTGAATCCTGCGGCTCATAGTAAAGAAGTTTTGGCGCGGTTGGATGAGTTGCGGGCAGAGTGA